One Phaseolus vulgaris cultivar G19833 chromosome 11, P. vulgaris v2.0, whole genome shotgun sequence genomic window carries:
- the LOC137810271 gene encoding uncharacterized protein isoform X1: MKFDRTDALSILSQIKRQDKQIKLKSRWLLSIPPTRSERKKLKKYFKNRNLSESLIREDDMFYESVKAHVEDALGAHRFEQESDIPKGDMDLIQTLNVKRLISPLLDNLTTKGLYLLAMIVTGSSFNSEITRCKMKKVIKGSLSSVFGRKSSYNHLETCKQIFSLLNNPQNFRDRCEPLGALRSLSCHAAAENVLHRLQNLSSQTLIAMRRKLKGVKAPVPQLQPRKHGWARDHLIKLVKKIGLEMLSKLDKESELQEPLANAMAVADLSLKLTTGSHNIFSKEFYQFSPEVKSLQSDIMNAIWSVKKVTTVPELRNLQLLIEPKAIISNRCIRTAFVNFLTEFLFECSDMDSVPKSLSQTLNVINRGPNSGGLHNVLFKKKYIEEEVDGVLNISALTKQIVLDLLPDDEFDKDFTDAYMEQLEESDDSDSDEDDGSQLQEDIQFRNGSFDSIDSCHEAESIGDFVPFELLSCTIKIEENVSSSPLAVSDRWNSGSEQIQSNKCFSANLESEFRNTPRNMLTDQCQAESTEHFSTFTAGKNNNSSFVSPDRELDEKVVKRNHLFESGTIIAATDTTNWFSEDKEPVPSKYSACKNQYLAIQDACDKTSMLAYSLVGHMLEEFVKTEGQDLSLSKSLYLSGNIPIEDVEDIEEKSSSGKHARDFVQVIEELIPSFPDSSMERLKMLIGSR, from the exons ATGAAGTTTGATAGAACAGATGCTCTGTCAATTTTGTCACAAATTAAGCGCCAGGATAAACAGATTAAACTTAAGAGTAG ATGGTTACTCAGCATTCCTCCCACAAGATCTGAGAGGAAGaagttgaaaaaatatttcaaaaatag GAATTTGTCTGAGTCTTTGATCAGGGAAGATGAT ATGTTTTATGAGTCAGTAAAAGCTCATGTTGAAGATGCCCTTGGAGCACACCGCTTTGAACAAGAGAGCGATATCCCTAAGGGAGATATGGATTTGATTCAAACACTGAACGTGAAAAGGTTGATATCACCGTTGCTTGATAATTTGACTACCAAAGGTCTCTACCTTCTTGCTATGATAGTTACTGGTAGCTCATTTAATTCTGAAATAACTCGTTGCAAAATGAAAAAGGTTATCAAGGGTTCCCTTTCAAGTGTTTTCGGCAGAAAAAGCAGCTATAACCATCTTGAAACTTGTAAACAGATTTTTTCACTTCTCAACAATCCACAGAATTTCCGAGACAGGTGTGAGCCTTTGGGTGCATTGAGATCCCTCTCTTGTCATGCTGCTGCGGAAAACGTATTGCACAGGCTTCAAAACTTGTCATCTCAGACCTTGATTGCAATGCGTAGAAAACTTAAAGGAGTGAAAGCACCAGTACCGCAGTTACAACCCCGCAAGCATGGATGGGCACGAGACCATCTAATCAAGCTAGTGAAGAAGATCGGTCTGGAAATGCTTTCAAAACTTGATAAAGAAAGTGAGTTGCAAGAGCCATTAGCCAATGCTATGGCAGTAGCAGACTTGTCACTGAAACTGACAACTGGTTCTCataacatattttcaaaagaatTTTATCAATTCTCTCCTGAGGTGAAGTCCTTGCAAAGTGATATTATGAATGCTATATGGTCTGTTAAGAAAGTAACGACAGTTCCAGAGCTAAGAAATTTACAGCTTCTCATAGAACCAAAGGCTATAATATCAAACAGGTGCATTCGGACAGcttttgtaaattttttgaCTGAATTTCTTTTTGAGTGCAGTGATATGGATAGTGTTCCAAAGTCTCTATCACAGACCCTAAATGTTATTAACAGAGGTCCTAATAGTGGTGGCTTACACAATGTATTATTCAAGAAGAAGTATATTGAAGAAGAAGTTGATGGCGTACTAAACATCAGTGCTTTGACAAAGCAAATTGTCTTGGATTTGTTACCTGATGATGAATTTGATAAAGACTTCACTGATGCTTACATGGAGCAATTGGAAGAAAGTGACGACAGTGACAGTGATGAGGATGATGGTAGTCAACTTCAGGAGGATATACAATTCAGAAATGGATCATTTGATTCAATCGATTCATGCCATGAGGCAGAAAGTATTGGAGATTTTGTACCATTTGAGCTCCTTTCTTGTACTATCAAAATTGAGGAAAATGTTTCATCTTCTCCACTTGCAGTTAGTGATAGGTGGAATAGTGGTTCCGAACAGATTCAATCTAATAAATGTTTTAGTGCAAATTTGGAATCTGAATTTCGCAATACTCCACGGAACATGTTAACTGACCAATGCCAAGCAGAAAGCACAGAGCATTTTAGTACATTTACGGCTGGCAAAAACAATAATTCCTCATTTGTTTCACCTGACAGAGAGTTGGATGAAAAGGTTGTAAAGAGAAACCATTTGTTTGAATCTGGTACTATAATAGCTGCAACGGACACAACTAATTGGTTTTCTGAGGACAAAGAACCCGTGCCCAGTAAGTACAGTGCGTGCAAAAACCAATACCTCGCTATCCAAGACGCTTGTGATAAGACAAGTATGCTTGCATATAGTCTCGTAGGTCATATGTTGGAAGAGTTTGTCAAAACTGAAGGCCAAGATTTAAGCTTGAGCAAGAGTTTATACCTCAGCGGTAATATTCCCATTGAAGATGTTGAAG ATATAGAAGAGAAGTCATCATCAGGGAAACATGCAAGGGATTTTGTTCAAGTAATTGAAGAGTTGATTCCTTCCTTTCCAGATAG TAGCATGGAAAGACTGAAGATGTTGATTGGCTCACGATAA
- the LOC137810301 gene encoding beta-glucosidase 12-like has product MKVSMKIAAMAFNLHLLSGVLLLMISVPICIEGSISIFSTDDFRSTSLNRSSFPKDFIFGAASSAYQCEGAANVGGRGPSIWDTYTHNRPDKILDRSNGDVSIDQYHRYKEDVENIKEMNMDAYRFSISWSRILPKGKVSGGVNKEGINYYNNLINELLAKGLKPFVTIFHWDLPQALEDEYDGFLSPNIVNDFQDYAELCFKEFGDRVKHWITLNEPWTFSKYGYADAISPPGRCSAWQNLSCTTGDSATEPYIVSHNQLLAHAASVNVYKTKYQVSQKGVIGISLSCHWIVPLYDTESDQFAAERALDFMFGWFMEPLTIGEYPKSMQSLVGSRLPKFSADEIKLVRGSFDFIGINYYTSYYASDTPELSEARPSYLTDSLVILTSERNGIPIGKMTTSKWLYVCPKGIHDLLLYIKTKYNNPLIYITENGIDEFNDHTLSLEEALADTSRIDYFYDHLYYLQSAIENGVNVKGYFAWSLTDSFEWNLGYISRFGTIFVDYHNLKRYPKSSAIWFRDFLQGKIDTYDN; this is encoded by the exons ATGAAAGTGAGTATGAAGATTGCAGCTATGGCATTCAATTTGCATCTTCTCTCTGGTGTTTTGCTGCTTATGATATCAGTACCAATCTGCATTGAAggttcaatttcaattttttccaCTGATGATTTTAGGAGTACATCTCTCAACAGGAGCAGTTTTCCCAAAGATTTTATATTTGGAGCAGCATCATCTGCTTATCAG TGTGAAGGTGCAGCAAATGTGGGTGGCAGAGGACCAAGCATATGGGATACATACACTCATAATCGCCcag ATAAAATACTGGACAGAAGTAATGGAGATGTTAGCATTGATCAGTACCATCGTTATAAG GAAGATGTTGAAAACATCAAGGAAATGAACATGGATGCTTACAGATTCTCAATCTCTTGGTCCAGAATACTTCCAA AAGGAAAGGTTAGTGGAGGTGTGAACAAGGAAGGAATCAACTATTACAACAACCTCATCAATGAACTGTTAGCTAAAG GTCTTAAACCCTTTGTGACCATTTTTCATTGGGACCTTCCTCAAGCCTTAGAAGACGAATATGATGGTTTTTTAAGTCCTAATATAGT GAATGATTTTCAAGATTATGCAGAACTTTGTTTTAAAGAATTTGGAGACAGGGTAAAACATTGGATTACATTAAATGAACCATGGACCTTTAGTAAATATGGGTATGCTGATGCTATTTCACCACCTGGAAGATGTTCAGCCTGGCAAAACTTATCTTGTACTACTGGTGATTCAGCCACTGAACCCTACATAGTGAGTCACAATCAATTACTTGCTCATGCAGCTTCTGTCAATGTCTACAAGACAAAATATCAG GTGTCTCAAAAGGGTGTGATAGGGATATCACTGTCATGTCATTGGATAGTACCACTCTATGATACTGAGTCCGATCAGTTTGCTGCAGAAAGAGCCCTTGATTTTATGTTTGGATG GTTTATGGAGCCATTGACAATTGGAGAATACCCTAAATCCATGCAATCTTTGGTAGGGAGTCGATTGCCAAAGTTTTCTGCTGATGAGATCAAACTTGTAAGAGGGTCCTTTGATTTTATTGGAATAAACTACTATACTTCTTATTATGCTTCTGATACACCTGAGTTAAGTGAAGCAAGGCCTAGCTACCTCACAGACTCTCTTGTTATTCTTACAA GTGAGCGTAATGGAATACCTATTGGTAAAATG ACTACTTCAAAATGGTTGTATGTTTGTCCGAAAGGAATTCATGATCTGTTGCTGTATATCAAAACAAAGTACAACAACCCTTTGATCTATATCACTGAAAATG GTATAGATGAATTCAATGATCACACTCTATCACTTGAAGAAGCCTTAGCAGATACTTCAAGAATTGATTACTTTTATGATCATCTCTATTATCTTCAAAGTGCAATCGA GAATGGCGTGAATGTGAAAGGATATTTTGCATGGTCTTTAACTGACAGCTTCGAATGGAATTTAGGGTACATTTCAAGATTTGGAACAATCTTTGTAGATTACCATAACCTCAAAAGATATCCAAAGTCATCTGCCATTTGGTTTAGAGATTTCCTACAAGGCAAAATAGATACATATGACAATTAG
- the LOC137829119 gene encoding uncharacterized exonuclease domain-containing protein At3g15140-like: MMALENSENMQINCEASLKCLPGKVFPCNFQSNGSSMEGFTELKNEPGTHPAGDVTEPNCHLGSEFLEPSNEFHSKPSYHQNYSTWTPCHFNAHKVQQCQMNGFESHFYPYPVENQLQYVPINMVAQGYPREQYQEFQYFVVIDFEATCDKEKNPHPQEIIEFPSVIVSSITGQLEACFQTYVRPTCNHLLTDFCKDLTGIQQIQVDRGVTLSEALLRHDKWLEKKGIKNSNFAVVTWSNWDCRVMLESECRFKKIRKPPYFNRWINLRIPFREVFGSVRCNLKEAVEIAGLAWQGRAHCGLDDAKNTARLLALLMHRGFKFSITNTIMWQPSDRSLVWKQSPEQPIIFPHGPYKAKDVTTPMVQYSPFCFCGVKSSRGMVRKPGPKQGSLFFGCGNWTATRGARCHYFEWASN; this comes from the exons ATGATGGCCCTTGAAAATTCAG AAAATATGCAAATAAACTGTGAGGCATCTTTAAAATGCCTCCCGGGCAAGGTATTTCCTTGCAATTTTCAGAGTAATGGAAGTTCTATGGAAGGTTTTACGGAGCTTAAAAATGAGCCTGGTACTCACCCAGCTGGGGATGTTACTGAGCCTAACTGCCATCTGGGCAGTGAGTTTCTTGAGCCTTCCAATGAATTTCACAGCAAACCTAGTTATCATCAAAACTACAGCACCTGGACACCCTGCCATTTTAATGCTCACAAGGTGCAGCAATGCCAAATGAATGGTTTTGAGAGCCATTTTTATCCTTATCCTGTTGAGAACCAGCTTCAGTATGTTCCAATTAACATGGTTGCTCAGGGTTATCCACGTGAGCAATATCAGGAATTTCAGTATTTTGTGGTGATAGACTTTGAGGCTACATGTGACAAGGAGAAAAATCCCCACCCTCAAGAAATAATTGAGTTTCCATCTGTTATAGTGAGTAGCATCACTGGCCAGCTGGAAGCCTGTTTTCAAACATATGTGAGGCCCACCTGCAATCACCTTCTGACTGACTTCTGCAAGGATCTGACTGGTATCCAGCAAATTCAG GTGGACAGGGGTGTTACATTGAGTGAGGCTCTCCTTAGGCATGACAAATGGCTTGAGAAGAAGGGAATAAAGAATTCCAACTTTGCTGTGGTTACATGGTCTAACTGGGATTGTAGGGTGATGCTTGAATCTGAGTGCCGATTTAAAAAAATACGGAAGCCTCCTTATTTTAACCG CTGGATCAACTTAAGGATTCCTTTCCGTGAGGTATTTGGTTCTGTGAGGTGCAATCTAAAGGAAGCTGTTGAGATAGCGGGCCTGGCCTGGCAGGGCCGTGCACATTGCGGCCTTGATGATGCCAAAAATACTGCTCGCCTCTTGGCACTGCTCATGCACCGGGGTTTTAAATTTTCCATTACCAATACCATAATGTGGCAGCCATCTGATCGATCACTGGTGTGGAAACAGTCTCCTGAACAGCCAATCATTTTCCCCCACGGCCCCTACAAAGCAAAGGATGTCACCACTCCCATGGTTCAGTATAGCCCTTTCTGCTTCTGTGGGGTGAAAAGCAGCAGGGGCATGGTGAGGAAACCAGGTCCCAAGCAAGGGAGTCTTTTCTTTGGATGTGGGAATTGGACTGCAACTAGAGGTGCTCGCTGCCATTACTTTGAATGGGCTTCAAACTGA
- the LOC137810271 gene encoding uncharacterized protein isoform X3 has translation MDLIQTLNVKRLISPLLDNLTTKGLYLLAMIVTGSSFNSEITRCKMKKVIKGSLSSVFGRKSSYNHLETCKQIFSLLNNPQNFRDRCEPLGALRSLSCHAAAENVLHRLQNLSSQTLIAMRRKLKGVKAPVPQLQPRKHGWARDHLIKLVKKIGLEMLSKLDKESELQEPLANAMAVADLSLKLTTGSHNIFSKEFYQFSPEVKSLQSDIMNAIWSVKKVTTVPELRNLQLLIEPKAIISNRCIRTAFVNFLTEFLFECSDMDSVPKSLSQTLNVINRGPNSGGLHNVLFKKKYIEEEVDGVLNISALTKQIVLDLLPDDEFDKDFTDAYMEQLEESDDSDSDEDDGSQLQEDIQFRNGSFDSIDSCHEAESIGDFVPFELLSCTIKIEENVSSSPLAVSDRWNSGSEQIQSNKCFSANLESEFRNTPRNMLTDQCQAESTEHFSTFTAGKNNNSSFVSPDRELDEKVVKRNHLFESGTIIAATDTTNWFSEDKEPVPSKYSACKNQYLAIQDACDKTSMLAYSLVGHMLEEFVKTEGQDLSLSKSLYLSGNIPIEDVEDIEEKSSSGKHARDFVQVIEELIPSFPDSSMERLKMLIGSR, from the exons ATGGATTTGATTCAAACACTGAACGTGAAAAGGTTGATATCACCGTTGCTTGATAATTTGACTACCAAAGGTCTCTACCTTCTTGCTATGATAGTTACTGGTAGCTCATTTAATTCTGAAATAACTCGTTGCAAAATGAAAAAGGTTATCAAGGGTTCCCTTTCAAGTGTTTTCGGCAGAAAAAGCAGCTATAACCATCTTGAAACTTGTAAACAGATTTTTTCACTTCTCAACAATCCACAGAATTTCCGAGACAGGTGTGAGCCTTTGGGTGCATTGAGATCCCTCTCTTGTCATGCTGCTGCGGAAAACGTATTGCACAGGCTTCAAAACTTGTCATCTCAGACCTTGATTGCAATGCGTAGAAAACTTAAAGGAGTGAAAGCACCAGTACCGCAGTTACAACCCCGCAAGCATGGATGGGCACGAGACCATCTAATCAAGCTAGTGAAGAAGATCGGTCTGGAAATGCTTTCAAAACTTGATAAAGAAAGTGAGTTGCAAGAGCCATTAGCCAATGCTATGGCAGTAGCAGACTTGTCACTGAAACTGACAACTGGTTCTCataacatattttcaaaagaatTTTATCAATTCTCTCCTGAGGTGAAGTCCTTGCAAAGTGATATTATGAATGCTATATGGTCTGTTAAGAAAGTAACGACAGTTCCAGAGCTAAGAAATTTACAGCTTCTCATAGAACCAAAGGCTATAATATCAAACAGGTGCATTCGGACAGcttttgtaaattttttgaCTGAATTTCTTTTTGAGTGCAGTGATATGGATAGTGTTCCAAAGTCTCTATCACAGACCCTAAATGTTATTAACAGAGGTCCTAATAGTGGTGGCTTACACAATGTATTATTCAAGAAGAAGTATATTGAAGAAGAAGTTGATGGCGTACTAAACATCAGTGCTTTGACAAAGCAAATTGTCTTGGATTTGTTACCTGATGATGAATTTGATAAAGACTTCACTGATGCTTACATGGAGCAATTGGAAGAAAGTGACGACAGTGACAGTGATGAGGATGATGGTAGTCAACTTCAGGAGGATATACAATTCAGAAATGGATCATTTGATTCAATCGATTCATGCCATGAGGCAGAAAGTATTGGAGATTTTGTACCATTTGAGCTCCTTTCTTGTACTATCAAAATTGAGGAAAATGTTTCATCTTCTCCACTTGCAGTTAGTGATAGGTGGAATAGTGGTTCCGAACAGATTCAATCTAATAAATGTTTTAGTGCAAATTTGGAATCTGAATTTCGCAATACTCCACGGAACATGTTAACTGACCAATGCCAAGCAGAAAGCACAGAGCATTTTAGTACATTTACGGCTGGCAAAAACAATAATTCCTCATTTGTTTCACCTGACAGAGAGTTGGATGAAAAGGTTGTAAAGAGAAACCATTTGTTTGAATCTGGTACTATAATAGCTGCAACGGACACAACTAATTGGTTTTCTGAGGACAAAGAACCCGTGCCCAGTAAGTACAGTGCGTGCAAAAACCAATACCTCGCTATCCAAGACGCTTGTGATAAGACAAGTATGCTTGCATATAGTCTCGTAGGTCATATGTTGGAAGAGTTTGTCAAAACTGAAGGCCAAGATTTAAGCTTGAGCAAGAGTTTATACCTCAGCGGTAATATTCCCATTGAAGATGTTGAAG ATATAGAAGAGAAGTCATCATCAGGGAAACATGCAAGGGATTTTGTTCAAGTAATTGAAGAGTTGATTCCTTCCTTTCCAGATAG TAGCATGGAAAGACTGAAGATGTTGATTGGCTCACGATAA
- the LOC137810271 gene encoding uncharacterized protein isoform X2: MFYESVKAHVEDALGAHRFEQESDIPKGDMDLIQTLNVKRLISPLLDNLTTKGLYLLAMIVTGSSFNSEITRCKMKKVIKGSLSSVFGRKSSYNHLETCKQIFSLLNNPQNFRDRCEPLGALRSLSCHAAAENVLHRLQNLSSQTLIAMRRKLKGVKAPVPQLQPRKHGWARDHLIKLVKKIGLEMLSKLDKESELQEPLANAMAVADLSLKLTTGSHNIFSKEFYQFSPEVKSLQSDIMNAIWSVKKVTTVPELRNLQLLIEPKAIISNRCIRTAFVNFLTEFLFECSDMDSVPKSLSQTLNVINRGPNSGGLHNVLFKKKYIEEEVDGVLNISALTKQIVLDLLPDDEFDKDFTDAYMEQLEESDDSDSDEDDGSQLQEDIQFRNGSFDSIDSCHEAESIGDFVPFELLSCTIKIEENVSSSPLAVSDRWNSGSEQIQSNKCFSANLESEFRNTPRNMLTDQCQAESTEHFSTFTAGKNNNSSFVSPDRELDEKVVKRNHLFESGTIIAATDTTNWFSEDKEPVPSKYSACKNQYLAIQDACDKTSMLAYSLVGHMLEEFVKTEGQDLSLSKSLYLSGNIPIEDVEDIEEKSSSGKHARDFVQVIEELIPSFPDSSMERLKMLIGSR, translated from the exons ATGTTTTATGAGTCAGTAAAAGCTCATGTTGAAGATGCCCTTGGAGCACACCGCTTTGAACAAGAGAGCGATATCCCTAAGGGAGATATGGATTTGATTCAAACACTGAACGTGAAAAGGTTGATATCACCGTTGCTTGATAATTTGACTACCAAAGGTCTCTACCTTCTTGCTATGATAGTTACTGGTAGCTCATTTAATTCTGAAATAACTCGTTGCAAAATGAAAAAGGTTATCAAGGGTTCCCTTTCAAGTGTTTTCGGCAGAAAAAGCAGCTATAACCATCTTGAAACTTGTAAACAGATTTTTTCACTTCTCAACAATCCACAGAATTTCCGAGACAGGTGTGAGCCTTTGGGTGCATTGAGATCCCTCTCTTGTCATGCTGCTGCGGAAAACGTATTGCACAGGCTTCAAAACTTGTCATCTCAGACCTTGATTGCAATGCGTAGAAAACTTAAAGGAGTGAAAGCACCAGTACCGCAGTTACAACCCCGCAAGCATGGATGGGCACGAGACCATCTAATCAAGCTAGTGAAGAAGATCGGTCTGGAAATGCTTTCAAAACTTGATAAAGAAAGTGAGTTGCAAGAGCCATTAGCCAATGCTATGGCAGTAGCAGACTTGTCACTGAAACTGACAACTGGTTCTCataacatattttcaaaagaatTTTATCAATTCTCTCCTGAGGTGAAGTCCTTGCAAAGTGATATTATGAATGCTATATGGTCTGTTAAGAAAGTAACGACAGTTCCAGAGCTAAGAAATTTACAGCTTCTCATAGAACCAAAGGCTATAATATCAAACAGGTGCATTCGGACAGcttttgtaaattttttgaCTGAATTTCTTTTTGAGTGCAGTGATATGGATAGTGTTCCAAAGTCTCTATCACAGACCCTAAATGTTATTAACAGAGGTCCTAATAGTGGTGGCTTACACAATGTATTATTCAAGAAGAAGTATATTGAAGAAGAAGTTGATGGCGTACTAAACATCAGTGCTTTGACAAAGCAAATTGTCTTGGATTTGTTACCTGATGATGAATTTGATAAAGACTTCACTGATGCTTACATGGAGCAATTGGAAGAAAGTGACGACAGTGACAGTGATGAGGATGATGGTAGTCAACTTCAGGAGGATATACAATTCAGAAATGGATCATTTGATTCAATCGATTCATGCCATGAGGCAGAAAGTATTGGAGATTTTGTACCATTTGAGCTCCTTTCTTGTACTATCAAAATTGAGGAAAATGTTTCATCTTCTCCACTTGCAGTTAGTGATAGGTGGAATAGTGGTTCCGAACAGATTCAATCTAATAAATGTTTTAGTGCAAATTTGGAATCTGAATTTCGCAATACTCCACGGAACATGTTAACTGACCAATGCCAAGCAGAAAGCACAGAGCATTTTAGTACATTTACGGCTGGCAAAAACAATAATTCCTCATTTGTTTCACCTGACAGAGAGTTGGATGAAAAGGTTGTAAAGAGAAACCATTTGTTTGAATCTGGTACTATAATAGCTGCAACGGACACAACTAATTGGTTTTCTGAGGACAAAGAACCCGTGCCCAGTAAGTACAGTGCGTGCAAAAACCAATACCTCGCTATCCAAGACGCTTGTGATAAGACAAGTATGCTTGCATATAGTCTCGTAGGTCATATGTTGGAAGAGTTTGTCAAAACTGAAGGCCAAGATTTAAGCTTGAGCAAGAGTTTATACCTCAGCGGTAATATTCCCATTGAAGATGTTGAAG ATATAGAAGAGAAGTCATCATCAGGGAAACATGCAAGGGATTTTGTTCAAGTAATTGAAGAGTTGATTCCTTCCTTTCCAGATAG TAGCATGGAAAGACTGAAGATGTTGATTGGCTCACGATAA
- the LOC137831157 gene encoding uncharacterized protein, producing the protein MTENFLATPLQKRSPKEVGEQYFNDMLSWSFFHESGKEEEKHFIMHDLLNDLAKFVCEDICIRLGVDDPILKEHSSNHQGSSSTSSCQRGDNALVLQSQKSSWPEILSTFDGTVQNQLKHEVEEIQKSKKELEDANLKVAQLEAKLSEMAQDRDDALGKLQRTVEDYARHRDERHAANRAWEYTENMLQDRISTLNTALETVKDESGRCFVEGFNGALEQFHVLYPHLDTSTFDPFKSVDQ; encoded by the exons ATGACTGAAAATTTTCTAGCAACCCCTTTGCAGAAAAGGAGTCCTAAAGAAGTTGGAGAACAGTATTTCAATGATATGTTATCTTGGTCCTTTTTTCATGAATCTGGAAAAGAAGAGGAAAAGCATTTTATAATGCATGACCTTTTAAATGATTTGGCAAAATTTGTTTGTGAGGACATCTGCATCAGGTTAGGAGTTGATGATCCAATACTCAAG GAGCACTCTTCCAACCATCAGGGCTCGTCTTCCACGTCGTCATGTCAAAGAGGAGACAATGCCCTTGTTCTCCAAAGCCAGAAGTCCTCGTGGCCCGAAATCCTCTCTACCTTTGATGGAACGGTTCAGAATCAGTTGAAACACGAAGTGGAGGAAATTCAAAAGTCCAAGAAAGAGCTTGAAGACGCCAATCTGAAGGTCGCTCAGCTTGAAGCCAAGCTTTCTGAAATGGCTCAAGATAGGGACGATGCCCTTGGCAAACTTCAAAGGACCGTCGAAGATTATGCTCGGCACCGAGATGAACGTCACGCCGCAAATCGGGCTTGGGAGTATACAGAGAACATGCTCCAAGACAGGATATCGACCCTGAATACTGCCTTGGAAACTGTCAAAGATGAGAGTGGTCGGTGCTTTGTCGAAGGTTTCAATGGAGCACTTGAGCAATTTCACGTTCTTTACCCTCATCTGGATACGTCCACGTTTGATCCCTTCAAAAGTGTTGATCAATGA